From the genome of Malus sylvestris chromosome 13, drMalSylv7.2, whole genome shotgun sequence:
tattatagtgtttggtaaacttttatgtaaaataaatatgaaaaaaaaccgatttttcaaagctgggttttgcagcttcttgtttttagtttttttttcatccaaaactctggaaaaaaagctgaagctgaatgtttaccaaacacaaaaacagcTCCCATCTTTTTTTGATACTagtttttttcagaatcacctcagtaccaaaccaggcctTATTATCCTGTTGTGAACAGGGGATGCATTTTTCGTTTACTTTGTTATGTTAAGATGGTTTAAATAGTCTCAGAGCTTAATGAAAATGGCTGCCTAAGCCTTTGATGTGATCCAAGATTTTGTCCCTCTCTGTGAACCTAGTTTAAAAGTTTGCCCAAAGTTGTTTTCGGTTTGGTCAATGTCATACAGGATTGGGCGAGACAAAATACACATAAGGATTGTGGACCGTGCAACCGACCCCTTCCCTCTACTTGGTGCAATTATCGTCCACCCGTCCCTCTATGAACTCAGAACCAAGAAAACCTGTAAACTAGTCTAATTTACGTAGAGAGCGATTGAAGCTCGAGTGTAATGGGGGCGTGTATGCTATCCTATTTATCTAATACTAGCATGCATGAATGAATGAGAATAGGATTGGTTGGCTAATTGCCGACATGGACTAGAGTAGATTCATATTTTAAACGATTATGATTAagttacgttaatattttatattaattttttttataaaaaaaaaaaacacaaaaagaaaaatataagagaAGAGGAGAGAAGCAGAAGGGATTCGGAAGAGTGAGAATCTTACGCGGTTTGCTAGCTacaatgttgttttgtttttctagtTATAATATTCTCCAACTCGAACAGAGACTTAAGGGGGCCACATCCTGCATGTCTTGACTTTATCCCCAAATCACTCGCCGTTCTGTTTATTCCAATTCTTTATGTGCCGTATTTGTCAGGTCTGCAACGTTGACGTTTtagtccatttttttttaattttagttgaaAAACATATTTTATGCTTGATAATAATTTACAAGGTAGAGTGAGTATCCTcgtcggattttttttttgtgaggatcccgtAGATCCTTAAATCATATTCGGTTATTGTACATTGTGCGGgtcataaattattgtaaatttattttatttaaagttGAATATAAACAATACGTGACAAAAACTGGCCGCATGATGTACGATTAACATATGTGATTGAAAGATCCCCGGGATCCTCATAAAGAGGATCcggcggtcagaaatcattgtaattttttttatttaaagttgaatataaacaatacctgacaaaaactgggcgcatgatgtatgatgaacggttGTAATTGGAAGATCCCCGAgatccttacaaagaggatccgcgCGAGGATCCTCTCTCTTGGTATTAGGTATGATAAACGGTTCATATTTTTTGTACTCATGTTGATTTATATCATGattgttatcttaacgggtcgtgtcatgtAAACTCACTTTCTTAACAAGTTTTTAACTTGTGATCTAATAATGACCCGATTCGTTGAGTGGGGCAGGTCGTTTAGTGTCAAGTTAACAAGTTATGTAAGAAATTGCAATGGCTAATGTCTATATCTGATAAACATCATCTTATTGGGGTTTTAACGGCCATCCAATAATGACTCAACTTGTTAATGAGCGACGGGTAAAGACCCAAATCGTTAACTGGTTGATGTCGAAATCTTTTGTGTCATTTTGTGTTTAGTTAAGGAGTCTTACAAGAAATTGTCAAACACAATTAGTATGTTTCTATCGTGATATCGTGTGTGAATGATTCATCttgtaaataaaaatttgtATCATTAAATGAAAACGTTACAGTAATAGTGCATTTGTCATAAATATTATGcgtgacaaaataaaataaaaaaatgaaacgcACGAGTTAGAGTGTTGGTTTTGTGTCGAAAGTCATGAGGCTTTTATTTTCCATCTTAATAATATAAGAGCTCGTTTAGATGtaattttaaaatgaatgaaatgtttttaaaaccaatctttagtaaagatgtaagtaaatCATGGAAAAACATTTAAAGTGCTTCctagaagaagcacataactgatgTTTTTTGCAAAAAGTACtttaaatgcttttggaactaaaaactattttctctaaaaacgatGTGCTTctgcagaaagcactttaaatgtTTTTGGATTCTCACAATCACAGTAATACgaagcttctctctctctctctctctaacaagTAGTTTATTACTTTCcttttttctagggttttgttgaCACTCATGGCAGATAGCCATAGTCTCGAACAGTACGCTGTATGTttaacattcaccataatgcataaACATAATTGCAAGTTACGGGAGAATGAAATCGGTAAAGATCGAATCTGTACCAGAATGCATAACCATGAAAATTTTTCGCCACTCCGATAAAGAATCACCAGCTTGAGACCGAGTTCGTGTTTGATGCGCGTATATATTAGCCCAATGGCGAAACTAATCAAACACATTAAGAAAAGACCAATCTCATTAGTTAATGAATTAATTTAAAGTTTTAAACCCATTCATCTCACATGCTGATCTGGTCCAAGGTTTAACAAATACGATACAATCCGAGTCGGTCAATCCACCGACCAGTTGACCGGCGTGGCGTCAAACCTTTGATTTTTTCCCAAATATTGCCCTACACCTCCTCCTTTGACGGTGTACCACTTCCTGTTCGTCTCTTACCATTTCAAACGTTCAACGGTCAAATATTCAAAACCCATTAATTATCCCTCATTTATAATCCTTTTCCTAAGTTTCCAACTTGAAACGCGTCCATATTTTAAACATACAAAAAACAACAACtacttatacacacacacacacacacacaccccaaaCGGTCCAACTCCATTTCTCACATtcaacacaaaacacaaaaacaagcatCCATCCTTACAAATTTCCAACCCAACAACAATACATATATATCATAGTACTAGTCGATCCACCTATTATACCATTCCAACGTTGATATATCTCAGATAGACACAGTTCATTAATTCAGTTGTCATGACCTTGTCATGGAGAAGGCTGAGAGCCGGCCGCCGTGCTGCCAAGGAGGGTGAGGCCGGCGACATGGAGCTGACCATACCAAACCACTTCCGGTGCCCAATTTCACTCGAGTTGATGAAGGATCCGGTCACGCTGTCCACCGGGATCACGTACGACCGTCAGAGCATAGAGACGTGGATTGAAGCCGGCAACTTCAAGTGCCCGATAACAAACCAAGTCCTCACAAGCTTCGATCCAATTCCTAATCACACCATCCGCAAGATGATACAGGGTTGGTGCGTTGAGAAAAAGTCTTTTGGAATCGAGCGCATTCCCACCCCTCGCATTCCGATCAGTTCGGTTCAGGTGACCGAGATTTTATCAAAGATTACGACATCGAGTCATCATCAGAACAAGGATGATTGCCAAGTTTTGGTGGCGAAGATCAATGCGTTGGCGAAAGAAAGCGAGCGTAACAAGCGTTGCATTGTGGCTAGTGGCACGGGGAGCGTTCTAGCGGGTGCGTTTAATGCATTTTCAAGTTCTCAACACCATCAAAACGTTGCCGTTTTGGAGGAGATTTTGTCTGCTTTGACTTTGGTTTTCCCGCTTGACAAGGAGGCTAACTTGTACCTCGGATCGCCTGCTTCGTTGTGTTGCATGGTGTGGTTTTTGGAGAGTGGAGATTTGTCACAAAGACGAAACGCATCGTTGGTGCTCAAAGAGACCGCTGTCTCATCTGATCATGATCATCAGAAGACCGATGCTTTGGCAGAGATCGAAGGAGCTCTGGAGGCGCTAGTGAAGCTGATCAAAGAACCAGTTTGCCCTACTTCTACAAAAGCGTCCTTGGTCATCATGTATCGAATGGTCAACTCATCATCCTCCTCTCCTTCGAAAGAGCAAATCAAAGAGAGATTTGTAGAGATGGGATTGGTGTCGCTGCTTTCGGACATTCTTGTAGATGCCGAAAGAAGCATTTGCGAGAAGGCGTTGGGAGTGCTAGACGGACTTTGCGGAAGCAAGCAAGGCAGGGAAAAGGCCTACCTTCATGCCTTGACCATGCCGGTTGTGGTGAAGAAGATACTTAGGGTTTCGGATTTGGCCACGGAGTTTTCCGTGTCTATTCTTTGGAAGCTTTGCAAGAACGAGACTAGGGAAGACGGAGGTGTGCTCGTGGAGGCCCTTCAAGTGGGTGCGTTTCAGAAGCTCTTGCTACTTTTGCAAGTTGGTTGTGCGGAGAGGACCAAAGACAAGGCCACGGACTTGTTAAGGGCGTTGAACATTCATAGGGAGAGGTTGGAGTGTATTGATTCTATGGATTTTAAGCAGCTTAAGAGGCCCTTTTGATTATTCATCAATGTTCAGAACTTTTATAGTTGTTAATTAGGATGAAAGAAAGCCACGGTTATTGATTGACCCTTTTCAATATTTTCACAGTTCATCAATGTTGTACAAAATACAAATACTATACATACTAAATGCTTTACAGAAATTCAGTGCTTATCACTATATTGGCCTCTTGAGTATGTAGTTATGGTAAGGGGACTCTCTCAAAAGTAGGATTTTTCATGGACTCGCTGCCCTCTAATGTTTTTTGCTCTATGTTTTCAAACATGTTATTCTTATCATCTACTTGTACCATCTTTCTAACAGATATGAGATTCACATACGTTGGCAAGCCTTACATTTATTAGAGAGATGAGACAAATAGATTGTAAGTGTAGCATTACgtatgttttataatgttggcacgaGAATTGAAGTTAAATTGTAATGTGACAGAGAGCCAATGGAGAGTCCCACTTTTGAGAGAGTtcccttaacatttctcttcaATTGGTACTTGTTTTTTTACGTGTGTATGTTTTATTGAGTTGATTAATTTGAGTGTTTAATAAAGAATAATGTTATTTATACTATATTTACTGACCACATCTCTAATAAAGGTGACTATCATATGATCGGTAAAGTAGGAAAAGTAATTTATACAACCATTagatatacacatatataagtTAGTTTGATTAATGAACCAATCTCTCGATGAATGAATTCAGAGAATTATCTTGAAGGAAAACTTAAATTCGACTTTTAAGGTGGATGGTAACTCGAATGTTACAAATACCAGTAAGGGGATCATGGCTTTACCACTTGGTTTCCGATGGCCAGCAGGGAATTTGGTATAGCAACTCACGTTCGTTTGCGCTGCGCGTTCCCGGCTTTTACATATACTTGGAGTATAAAAGGTAGATTCAATAATCGTGATTGTCATTTGTGACTGGAAATATAGAAAACGATTGCACACACGCATATTAGCTACAGATCAACTCAGAGTTAATGGGTCCGCAAGTTCCCAGGAGCCCGAATTGACTCATCTTTAGAAactaaacaaaagaaattggaaaagacaaaaacaaccAAAACACAACCCCTATCTCTTCTTTTAACCAAACTATGTCTCACATGCGCACATTTTTAATGTGGCTGCCTAATCTTAAAGGTTGCGTAAAATTGGTTTAGAAAACGTACTAAAGTTGCTCTCCAAAAGCAATTATGTATGTATAGTATTCAGTTGGTTAATTGTTCACATCAAGCTGCTTCCAATTTTGTACCCTTAATTTTGTTGTTTACAAAAGCGATAAATTTACATTAAATTAATCTAAATTTTAAGACAGACTTAGGCAAAAGAGGGTGCACAATACTCTAGCAACTTGGCTGTCTAAGTATGCAACTGCATGTAGTCTAATAATCTTGTGGATAATGTGTTGGATTTCTACCCCTAAGGTTGCGTAAAATTGGTTTAGAACGTACTAAAGTTGCTCTCCAAAAGCAATTATGTATGTATAGAATTCAGTTGGTTAATTGTTCACATCAAGCTGCTTCCAATTTTGTACTCTTAATTTTGTTGTTTACAAAAGCGataaatttatattaaattaatctaAATTATAAGACGGACTTAGGCAAAAGAGGGTGCACAATACTCTAGCAACTTGGCTGTCTAAGTATGCAACTGCATGTAGTCTAATATTCTTGTGGATAATGTGTTGGATTTCTACCCCTGTGTCCCTTtatctaaattattgtaatagttttcaACTTTCTCATCCCCTAatattagtaatttttttttaaagtctaAGTATGcaactttcaatttttttggtgGTTACCTTTAAATATTTGAGAAGGGTGACTATCTAGGTTAATTTCCTTACTTATCATTTTGCAGGCTtggaattttttcttttcattgaaAATTAGAGAAAGGGTGACTATCTGGGTTTTCTTATAAACTTTTTCTGCAATCTTGAATACGGATAAAGTTTAGATTCTCATCAAACCACGCCGTTGAACAATAGCTACAAAATAGAAGACTTTCTAGAGCAAAACGACcgtcttaaattttttttatttttttatttttttaagagacGGATTATGACACGCCTCGATCCCGATATTCCTCAAATACcaagataggcacgtgctggccgacacccaagggtgacgaaagccattaattgaatgcaaatgctgagaataaggaatagataaggtttataaatataaaagaataaagaatatgcatttaaggaacgtgttcagagcacacaTCTAATTCGAGAATATTAGAAGAATTAACATAAACAAATTGAATGAACACAGAACGGGGTCCTACACctagaggactcgaagataccgatgcggaagtgtctggatgccgggattgtacgcctcgattctaagtcctgaagggggcgcaaaacaaacatgagtggaccaagttgatatatatatataataaaacagttatcaa
Proteins encoded in this window:
- the LOC126596064 gene encoding U-box domain-containing protein 21-like — translated: MTLSWRRLRAGRRAAKEGEAGDMELTIPNHFRCPISLELMKDPVTLSTGITYDRQSIETWIEAGNFKCPITNQVLTSFDPIPNHTIRKMIQGWCVEKKSFGIERIPTPRIPISSVQVTEILSKITTSSHHQNKDDCQVLVAKINALAKESERNKRCIVASGTGSVLAGAFNAFSSSQHHQNVAVLEEILSALTLVFPLDKEANLYLGSPASLCCMVWFLESGDLSQRRNASLVLKETAVSSDHDHQKTDALAEIEGALEALVKLIKEPVCPTSTKASLVIMYRMVNSSSSSPSKEQIKERFVEMGLVSLLSDILVDAERSICEKALGVLDGLCGSKQGREKAYLHALTMPVVVKKILRVSDLATEFSVSILWKLCKNETREDGGVLVEALQVGAFQKLLLLLQVGCAERTKDKATDLLRALNIHRERLECIDSMDFKQLKRPF